Sequence from the Schistocerca americana isolate TAMUIC-IGC-003095 chromosome 11, iqSchAmer2.1, whole genome shotgun sequence genome:
CCTACTTATTGTTGCCACGACCTGTGCCTGGGCATATGAATACTACTTACAGTGCCTGTGTTTAAAAACCTCCTATGGCATGTCCTTCAGACAaggatgcatgtctgaaggaacagaccctGCTGCAGTTCACAGCTGTATTTAGCATAAGAAATGTGTTTGCAGTTTAAAATACGATGAGATTCTCACTCTACAATTTACTGGTGACATTAGAAGATTTGTGCCAGACTGTGacccgaacctggatttcccactttatgCGAGCAGTGGCCTTAACAACTTCCAGGATccaggttagagtgtcagtatggaagaaattttactattttgcCAATATATTGGGTAAATCACCTAATGCTTGCTCCAGAAATATTGCGGGTATTGAAAGTGCTATTCATCTGCTGTTTTCATACAGTGGATTGGTAGTCtggagctcgtattgttagccaatccatAGATTGTACTAATACCTAGGAAGTGTACTTGTTGTGCCAAGATACACTTTTCTAATTAGACCTACTCCTATTGACGTTAACAAACGAAGAGTAGCGTAattcagaatgtcagtggtgtttgttgcaggatcaaagtacgagtcgtttacgagataccatATTTGAAATGTTCGACATCGGCACTTGTTTGTGGCATTCAACCTGCTTAGTTGCGAAGTACAATGTCTTTATGTTGGCTTACTTCGAGCATGCGTGTTCCTTGAGAGCATTTAGACAAGCtattcagttagtgtgtgacaatccAATGCAGACAACGCCGGTATTTGTATGACATACATTATGTGACCaaaggtatctggacacccccagaaacattcattattcatattaggtgcattgtgctgatacCTACTGCGAGGTAGTCCATATTGGCGCCCTCAGTGGACATTACATACCGTGatatagcagaatggggcgctccacggaactgacggacttcgaatgtggtcaggtgattgatgtCTCacttgtcatacgcctgtacgcgagatttccacactcctaaacatgcataggtccgatgtgatagcgaagtggaaacgtgaagggacacatacagcacaaaagcgtacaggccgacctcatctgttgaatgacagagactgctgacagttgaagagggtcgtaatctgtaataggcacacatctatccagaacatcacacggtAAATCGGAACTGCGTCGGTATCCACTGCAAGTgcaatgacagttagacgggagatgacaatactaggatttcatggtcgagcggctactcttaagccacacatcacgatggtaaatgtcaaatgacgcctcgtctggtgtaagaagcgtaagcattggacaattgaacagtggaaaaacgttgtgtggtgtgactaATCATGGTAGACAATGTGCCAAtcggatggcaaggtgtgggtatggcgaatgccctgtgaactctctctgccagcatgtgtagtggcaacagtaaaattcggaggcggtggttttatgataTGGCCGTATTTGTCATGgaaggtgcttgcaccccttgttgttttacgtggaactatcacagcacagccctacattcttgttttaagcgccttcttgtttCCAACTGttcaagagcagttcggggatggcgattacatctttcaacatgaaAGAGCATCTTTTCATAATGCAtgggctgtggccgagtggttgcatGACAGTAACGTCTTTGTgaaggactggcccgcacagacTACTGACCTGAACGCtacagaacacatctgggatatattGGAAAGCcagcttcgtgccaggtctcaccgaccaacatcgatacctctcttcagtgcagcactccgtgtagaatgagctgccattccccaacaaacgatccagcacctgattgaacgtatggctgcgagagcggaagctgagatcaaggctaagggtggaccaacaccagactgaattccagcattactgatggagggcttcATTGAatttgtaagtcatattcagccaggtgtctggatacatttgatcacatactgtatacaAGAAAATGGATATCAGTAGTAGTGTATTTTACTGCGCATGCACATCTAATTAAACTTTGTGGTGGACATTGTAGGCCTGGCAGTACACACACTTATCGTTGTGTATCGTAGAATTGTAACTTGTCTCACGCTTACCTGGTGTCTGTCGGTGTCTCTGCAATCAGGTGAGTCAACTCCACAACAGTTTGTGGGTCGTTAACTACAGCCTCAGCCCAGCCCTGCGTCGCCATCACATGGAGCAAGTGCGCCTTTATGAAGGCGACAGCGGCCTGCTTCAGCCTGTTGGCGGAATGCCTAATCGCGATAACACCTGCAGCTGCCGCAGTCTCAACAGACAGCTGGGTGACCACCTGTTGCTCACAGTGCGCTTTCAGTACCGACAGGCCGTATACGTCGGCGGCGACCAGCAACCTTGGGGCCATGCTGGGCAGCTGGGGCACCTGCAGGGTGTAGAGGTATGCCAGCACCTGGCGCAGCACAGGACCCTCTGTGTCCGAGAGTACGAGCTGGCTGCTGCTGCCCTCTACAGTGACGCGACGGAACATGTCCGCAAACACGGGACTCCTGGCGGCCAAGACAGCCCTGTGAGCCACAAGCCGTGTGTCCCCGGCCAGCAGAGACACCACAGCGCCGTCCCCGGCGTCCAGCAGGGCACCCAGATCCACGGCCGTGGCCTCCTCAGCCTCCTGAACTCGTCCCACTGTGAGGAATTCTGGAACACAGTTTCCCAAGGAACAGGTGGGAGTGgctgccagtgcagagttaatcatttTATCAATTTAAAGGCATTTATAAAGCTGCCATcaggataaaattcacacacaacatagattaaagtgTGTAGATGAAGGAAATAATACTTTTGAAAATCTATTACATCACCTCTTAAAACTTCCCTATTTGCTTGTAAAAAATGCCACAGAAGGAATACAGGCCTCCTATCATTTGTCTCTTTGTACAATTACTTGCTCAAAGTATCAAAATGGAGATCTAGCACAAAACTAAGAGCATATTTTGTTCAACACACAGTCCTGATTTCTGCACTTATTTAAGAAAACAATGATATTTTATGTCTGAAATCTATACTCCTCTGCCCTTAACCGCTAGCCCAGCATGTTTCTCTCCAGGAACTGATACAGGGGATCAACTAACTGCTGTCACAGTCTGGAATGACTTTCTAGAAACATGATATAGAGGTGGCGGGCATAGCTTGATGGCAACTTCTCACATATTCCAACATGACAACACCCAATATTTTGTAGGGTAGTGGCATAACggccccctgccccctccctcagtggataaaattaaatttgatGTGGGGTACAAACAACTGTGTCCAACTGTGTTTCGCTCACAATACTAAATTATTTCTAAAAGATCATGTTTATCATTACTATTTCACAACAATGTAATAGTTATTACATAAgttaacattaattaatttttattttcaaataatagaAGTAATGAACGACACAATGTGGTGCATGCTACAGCTTGTCAAACGAATGTATGAACTTCATCTTCCACACATTATCCTCCTGCTGCACACAATAGTTTTCACTTTGTACCATGATGGAGAAATCGAGACATATAGATCACATATGCTTCAATATCTCATAAAAATTTCTAGCAAATAACCAGAAATTTCGTCATCACTCAGTTCataatagtaaatgaaaaaatattaaacttcAGCTCAACACTTACTATGTAGTGGCTACTACTGTAGTGTAAGATGTGTACagtactttattttttttattatttgtggcACCTAGTCAGACACAAAGCGTTGGCAAGTTAAAATCTTTCGATTTCTGACACTGCATaaataaggagtccagcaatcaagtgattcagAAACAGTAAGTAGAGTGCACGAATTTTCACTTGATTGATTTTAAGTAAAGGTGCAGGCTGAGGGTGACACAAGTGTCAATAGAGAGAGAAGTGGTGTAGAggaaacaagttttgtaacaagtgcatAAGTTCACTGCAGACAGTTAGTTCACTTCCATTTTTGAGTAGTCTTAGACGCAATGAGAAAGGCTACATCATTACAAATCAGAAGTACCAATTGTAGAATTGACACATTAGTCTGAGGTTTAATAAAACGTCTACAAGAGCTAAgtatcatttatctttcatcactttcaaaataaaaattttcgaaGGACATATTCTTCTTAGTGGAGTTTAGTTAATTGCTAAAGATGATGActtagtgtgtgtgtttgggtgggtaggggggtggggtgggggaggtggaggtCTAGCTAGTGTCTGTTTGCACTCTGggataatggtctcagaaaggttgggagccATTACTGTAGGGGGATATGTGAGGGCCAGTCATAGAGAATATGCCATATTTTCAACACACATTTTTTCCATCATTTGATAATTGATGACACCATACCAAATTGTTGCAGATGGTACTGATAACTGACCATTGTTGGTGTAAGTTCTTCATTAAAAGCTGTAATTAGCGCTGAAAATAGTCACAGTT
This genomic interval carries:
- the LOC124553324 gene encoding speckle-type POZ protein-like B; the encoded protein is MFRRSFSWFIRIFVTLVIFTGYCHQVPVTESYTGVTLHTLTTDNSEFLTVGRVQEAEEATAVDLGALLDAGDGAVVSLLAGDTRLVAHRAVLAARSPVFADMFRRVTVEGSSSQLVLSDTEGPVLRQVLAYLYTLQVPQLPSMAPRLLVAADVYGGHPAVC